The Xylanibacillus composti genomic interval TGTGTAGGGGAACCGGCTATCCGGTTTCAGGAAGACGCGCTGCGCATGATGCGCTGTGTTCGGTTCGCTGCCGAGTATAGTCTTCAGATCGAAAGCGGCACTTGGCAAGCACTGCTGGAGCATCGTCATTTGCTCAAGCATGTTGCGATGGAGCGGGTCGGCGCGGAACTCGCCCGAATTATGGATGGCGCTGATCCATACAGGGGGCTCGGCTTGCTGTATGAAGCCAAGCTTCCACTTCATTGGGCTGAATCAGGGCCTATTCCGCATCAGGCGTGGGGGGAAGCGGTTGCACAGCTGGCTTCCGCCGATTTCCAGTTGCTGAGCGATGCTGAACAGCGCACCTTGCTATGGCTGCTCGCTGCCGGTCTTCGTCCGGACGCGACTGCACAGTGGTCGCGCGCGCTCCGCTACAGCAATACGGTGCAGAAGCGAATGCGCGCTGCGCTGCTGGTACATGCACGATTGGCCGATGGGCTGGCTTCACGGCAGCGATGGGTAGAGGCCGTGTTGGACAATGGCCGGGAAGCCGCTTTGCGTTGGCTGGCATTGGCGCGGACCTTCCAAAACTCATCAAGAGTGCTTCAAGCAATAGGCTTGAGCTCAGAGCAGTGCGAAGCGTATATCCATCATGCAGAGAAATGGCTGGCACAGATGGAGGCGACGCAGGCCTCTGAATTAAAGCTGGACGGAAGCGATCTGGTGGCAATCGGAAGAACGCTTGGCCGCAAGCCGGGTCCTTGGATCAGCCATGTGCAGCAGTGGCTGCTGTTGCAATGCGCAATGGGCGAGGTCCAGAATGATCCGGACGCACTGCGCTATGCAGCGCAAATGTACATGCGGGAGCTGGCGGATAAGGAGGAGATACGATGAACCGCTTGCTGGAATTGTTCGCATCCCGACCCGACCAATATTTGTCGGGAGAGGAGATCAGCCGCACGCTGGGCGTCAGCCGTTCAGCCGTGTGGAAACAAATCAATCGTCTTCGCGAGGAAGGGTATGTGTTCGATGCAGTGCCCCGCGTCGGTTACAAGCTTGCGGGCAAGCCGGACAAGCTGCAGGCCTCGTCCATTCTGGCGAAGCTGAAGACGAACAAGCTGGGCCGCCCGCTATTCCTGTTCGATCAGCTGGACTCTACGCAGAACGAGGCTCAGCGCCGGCTGTCCGAAGGAGCAGAGGAAGGGAGCCTTATTCTCGCAGAGGAACAGACGGCGGGAAAGGGCAGACTGGGCCGCAGTTGGCATTCCCCGCCAGGCAAAGGCCTATGGATGAGTTTGATACTGAAGCCGGATATTCCCTTTGCCTCCGCTCCTCATCTGACATTGTTAACGGCGGTTGCATTATGCAGATGCATACGCCGCTTAACCAAGATTGAAGCGCTCATCAAGTGGCCGAACGATCTGTTGGTAGCAGGCAAGAAAATTAGCGGCATCTTGCTCGAGACGCGGCTGGAGGAAGAGCGGCTGGTATCGGTGGCGGCTGGTATCGGTATCTGTGTGAACCTGGAGCAAGCCGATTTCCCGGCCGAGCTTCAGGACAAGGCAACCTCATTGATGCTGGCAGGCGGCGAGCCGGTTGATCGTGAAGTCCTGCTCGTGGCCTTCCTGGA includes:
- a CDS encoding CCA tRNA nucleotidyltransferase, which codes for MEREAAKVVHALRERGFPAFFVGGYVRDKWLGRPVKDVDIATAAAPEVVMDTFSKTVPTGLQHGTVTVLSGGFSYEVTTFRKETGYSDYRRPDQVEFVGALEEDLQRRDFTMNAMAAGPDGEWIDPFGGRRDLEQGRLRCVGEPAIRFQEDALRMMRCVRFAAEYSLQIESGTWQALLEHRHLLKHVAMERVGAELARIMDGADPYRGLGLLYEAKLPLHWAESGPIPHQAWGEAVAQLASADFQLLSDAEQRTLLWLLAAGLRPDATAQWSRALRYSNTVQKRMRAALLVHARLADGLASRQRWVEAVLDNGREAALRWLALARTFQNSSRVLQAIGLSSEQCEAYIHHAEKWLAQMEATQASELKLDGSDLVAIGRTLGRKPGPWISHVQQWLLLQCAMGEVQNDPDALRYAAQMYMRELADKEEIR
- a CDS encoding biotin--[acetyl-CoA-carboxylase] ligase, with product MNRLLELFASRPDQYLSGEEISRTLGVSRSAVWKQINRLREEGYVFDAVPRVGYKLAGKPDKLQASSILAKLKTNKLGRPLFLFDQLDSTQNEAQRRLSEGAEEGSLILAEEQTAGKGRLGRSWHSPPGKGLWMSLILKPDIPFASAPHLTLLTAVALCRCIRRLTKIEALIKWPNDLLVAGKKISGILLETRLEEERLVSVAAGIGICVNLEQADFPAELQDKATSLMLAGGEPVDREVLLVAFLEEMEHWYELYLREGFAPIRTVWEALSTSLQRRVAVGGVEGMAVGLNEQGALLVRLDDGRTVPIFSSNIAESTPAG